A genomic region of Metopolophium dirhodum isolate CAU chromosome 1, ASM1992520v1, whole genome shotgun sequence contains the following coding sequences:
- the LOC132953741 gene encoding uncharacterized protein LOC132953741, with product MPRKRKGADLSRSTSKARNLRNNRSESTKEQIQQQNTDARVRMAQLHQEEPEDTRAERNEVRRLKQRQSPRFTVKRRRTNDQQRQQVHRAFISDSLPRLAFQLAFAMTINKSQGQTMSVCGLDLRTPCFSHGQLYVVCSRVGKPL from the exons ATGCCAAGAAAACGCAAAGGGGCTGATTTGAGCCGCAGTACAAGTAAAGCTCGAAACTTGCGAAATAACAGATCCGAAAGCACAAAAGAACAAATCCAGCAACAAAATACTGATGCACGTGTCAGAATGGCGCAATTGCATCAAGAAGAGCCAGAAGATACACGAGCTGAACGCAATGAAGTCAGAAGATTAAAACAACGACAATCACCCCGCTTCACAGTCAAAAGACGAAGAACAAATGATCAACAACGACAACAGGTACATCGAGCATTTATATCTGATTCATTACCGCGTCTAGCATTCCA ATTGGCATTTGCAATGACTATCAACAAATCCCAAGGTCAAACGATGTCTGTTTGTGGATTAGATTTGAGAACACCATGTTTTTCACACGGACAATTATACGTGGTGTGCTCTCGAGTGGGTAAACCATTGTAG